A single region of the Nicotiana sylvestris chromosome 6, ASM39365v2, whole genome shotgun sequence genome encodes:
- the LOC104234059 gene encoding xyloglucan galactosyltransferase XLT2-like: MVLQRKLTKAIELKYNMRSVKSQVPVNHCLWLIITIFLQIIILFFLLRSSQPSNTQHAVALNPGDCQSGYVYVYDLPPAFNKELIDQCHESDRGCGAVSNGGFGTKATGLEHIVPRNLTPAWYWTDMYSAEVIFHNRMLSHKCRTLDPEKAKGFYIPFYAGLDIGRFLFNYSAKDRDRKSEMLLDWLKEQPTFTRNKGVDHFIMLSRLTWDFRRLTDNDADWGSKLLHMPLMRHVFRLSVEKHQNDNLEESVPYPTAFHPRSESDIVQWQNYIRSYKRTKLFSFVGAKREKIKNDFRGVLMDYCKSEEDCWAVDCATGICSDGAPAIMETFLGSDFCLQPRGDGLTRRSMFDCMLAGSIPVYFWKGTFKGQYEWHLPWMPETYTVFIDNRDVRATNGSLILKVLESIHKDKVKEMRETLINLLPKFVYARSGEDLGNVKDAFDISINRVLKRLEIGRNQLLTQNQAFFES; this comes from the coding sequence ATGGTTCTTCAAAGAAAATTAACCAAAGCCATTGAGCTCAAATACAACATGCGCTCAGTCAAATCTCAAGTCCCTGTAAACCACTGCTTATGGCTTATTATTACCATATTTCTCCAGATTATcatcctcttcttcctcctccgCTCATCACAGCCGTCAAACACTCAACACGCGGTGGCTCTCAACCCCGGCGACTGCCAATCCGGTTACGTTTACGTCTACGATCTTCCCCCAGCTTTCAATAAAGAGCTCATAGACCAATGTCACGAGTCAGACCGAGGCTGTGGTGCAGTTTCGAATGGTGGGTTTGGAACCAAAGCTACTGGGCTCGAACATATTGTACCAAGAAATCTCACTCCAGCTTGGTACTGGACTGACATGTATTCTGCTGAGGTTATTTTTCATAACAGAATGTTGAGCCATAAGTGTAGGACTTTAGATCCAGAAAAAGCAAAAGGTTTTTACATTCCGTTTTATGCTGGGCTTGATATTGGTAGATTCTTATTCAATTATTCAGCTAAAGATCGAGATCGGAAAAGTGAAATGCTTCTTGATTGGTTAAAAGAGCAACCAACTTTCACTAGAAATAAAGGAGTTGACCATTTTATTATGCTTAGTAGATTAACTTGGGATTTTCGTAGATTAACTGATAATGATGCAGATTGGGGTTCGAAATTACTTCACATGCCACTAATGAGGCACGTGTTTCGTTTATCAGTTGAGAAACATCAGAACGATAATTTAGAAGAAAGTGTTCCTTATCCTACAGCGTTTCACCCAAGGTCAGAATCCGACATAGTACAATGGCAGAATTACATCCGTAGTTACAAACGTACGAAGCTGTTTTCATTCGTTGGTGCTAAACGTGAGAAAATCAAGAATGATTTTCGAGGGGTATTAATGGATTACTGTAAAAGCGAGGAAGATTGTTGGGCGGTTGATTGCGCCACCGGCATATGTTCCGACGGAGCTCCGGCGATAATGGAAACGTTTCTTGGTTCAGATTTCTGTTTACAACCAAGAGGAGATGGGTTGACTAGACGGTCAATGTTTGACTGTATGTTGGCCGGTTCAATTCCggtttatttttggaaaggaaCATTTAAAGGTCAATATGAATGGCATTTGCCGTGGATGCCAGAGACTTATACAGTATTTATTGATAATAGAGATGTTAGAGCTACAAATGGGAGTTTGATTTTAAAGGTATTGGAAAGTATTCATAAAGATAAAGTAAAAGAAATGAGGGAGACTTTGATTAATCTTCTTCCTAAGTTTGTTTATGCAAGATCAGGTGAAGATTTAGGGAATGTTAAAGATGCATTTGATATCAGTATCAACAGAGTATTGAAGAGGTTGGAAATTGGCAGAAATCAACTTCTTACCCAGAATCAAGCATTTTTTGAGTCGTAA